From the genome of Pseudomonas yamanorum, one region includes:
- a CDS encoding site-specific integrase, whose translation MSDSAERYLQAARRDSTKRRYAQAIEHFEVEWGGVLPASSENIVRYLAAYGGQLSSNTLRTHLAALAQWHQQYGFDDPTKASRVRDVLRGIQALHPQPLKQAEALQLQQLEACIEGLALQLSSEQRAVRLRAARDQALILMGFWRALRGDELCRLRIEHIQLRAGQALEIFLASSKTDRDHRGRTLVLPALKRLCPVDAYQHWLAVSGLHHGPVFRAIDRWGHVAKEPVNPNSLSRILRLAFVRSGEAGEGYTAHSLRRGFATWASRNQWSSKALMEYVGWRDVQSALRYIEADVPFGDWAR comes from the coding sequence ATGAGCGATTCAGCCGAGCGCTACCTGCAGGCGGCGCGCCGCGACAGCACCAAACGGCGTTATGCCCAGGCCATTGAACACTTTGAAGTCGAGTGGGGCGGGGTGCTGCCGGCCTCCAGTGAAAATATCGTGCGTTACCTGGCGGCCTATGGTGGGCAGTTGTCCAGCAATACCTTGCGCACGCACCTGGCGGCCCTGGCCCAATGGCACCAGCAGTACGGCTTCGATGATCCAACCAAAGCGTCGCGGGTGCGCGATGTGCTGCGCGGGATTCAGGCGCTGCATCCACAACCGCTCAAGCAGGCCGAAGCGCTGCAGTTACAGCAATTGGAAGCGTGCATTGAGGGCTTGGCCCTGCAGTTGAGCTCTGAACAACGGGCGGTGCGGCTGCGTGCGGCGCGGGACCAGGCTTTGATCCTGATGGGTTTTTGGCGGGCGTTGCGCGGCGACGAATTGTGCCGGCTACGTATCGAGCATATCCAGCTGCGCGCAGGGCAAGCGCTGGAGATTTTTCTCGCCAGCAGCAAGACCGATCGTGACCATCGTGGCCGCACCCTGGTGCTCCCGGCCCTGAAGCGACTCTGTCCCGTGGACGCCTACCAGCACTGGCTGGCAGTCAGTGGCCTCCACCACGGGCCGGTGTTTCGCGCCATCGATCGTTGGGGGCATGTCGCGAAGGAGCCGGTCAACCCGAACAGCCTCTCGCGCATTTTGCGTCTGGCGTTTGTGCGCAGCGGTGAAGCTGGCGAGGGGTACACCGCGCATTCGCTGCGCCGCGGTTTTGCCACCTGGGCCAGTCGCAACCAGTGGAGCAGCAAGGCGTTGATGGAGTATGTCGGTTGGCGCGATGTGCAGTCGGCGCTGCGCTACATCGAGGCGGATGTGCCGTTTGGCGATTGGGCCCGTTGA
- a CDS encoding DNA-binding protein: MARGGINKAVVQIAREALLARGQHPSIDAVRVELGNTGSKSTIQRYLKELGAREQAQPPTPDEELHSFVAGLSARLTVLAEQAVAEDRQRLQRDRSAYEQQRLQHQAQLDHLQSAYAGLDRELQALREHERTLQEQLRQADGECQRLGQVEHDLNQLLVERTTHLQSLEDKHGQAREALKHFRLQHLSQREQETQRHDAQVQQLQYELRALRISLSDKQDELARLFQDNERLVGELRHQGQQDRQRERALQQLRQQNQDAEVREQSAQAQVQALTTEHASLRERVKRQVLTERQSRRELRFQRQQIERLQELLSQLAPPLSTTDDS; encoded by the coding sequence ATGGCACGCGGAGGCATCAACAAGGCAGTGGTGCAAATCGCCCGCGAAGCGCTGCTCGCCCGTGGCCAGCACCCCAGCATCGACGCGGTGCGCGTGGAGCTGGGCAACACCGGTTCGAAGAGCACCATTCAGCGCTATCTGAAGGAGCTCGGCGCCCGAGAGCAGGCGCAGCCGCCCACCCCCGACGAAGAACTGCACAGCTTTGTCGCCGGTTTAAGCGCTCGCCTCACCGTGCTTGCCGAACAGGCGGTCGCCGAGGATCGCCAGCGCCTGCAGCGGGATCGTTCAGCGTATGAGCAGCAGCGGTTGCAGCACCAGGCACAACTCGATCACCTGCAGAGCGCTTACGCCGGCCTCGATCGTGAGCTGCAGGCCCTGCGCGAACACGAGCGAACACTCCAGGAGCAGCTGCGCCAAGCGGACGGCGAATGTCAACGCTTGGGCCAGGTGGAACACGACCTGAACCAGCTGTTGGTCGAACGGACGACGCACCTCCAGTCGCTGGAGGACAAGCACGGCCAAGCACGTGAGGCGCTGAAGCACTTTCGCCTACAGCATCTGTCCCAGCGCGAGCAGGAAACCCAACGACACGACGCGCAGGTTCAGCAGTTGCAATACGAGTTGCGTGCACTACGTATCAGTCTTTCGGACAAGCAGGATGAACTCGCTCGCCTATTCCAGGACAACGAACGGCTAGTCGGTGAACTGCGCCACCAGGGCCAGCAAGATCGCCAACGTGAACGTGCACTGCAGCAGTTGCGACAACAAAACCAGGACGCGGAAGTCCGCGAGCAGAGCGCGCAGGCGCAGGTCCAAGCGTTGACCACCGAACACGCCAGCCTGCGCGAGCGGGTCAAGCGTCAGGTGCTCACGGAACGGCAAAGCCGTCGCGAGCTAAGGTTCCAGCGGCAACAGATCGAGCGCTTGCAGGAATTGCTCAGCCAATTGGCACCACCACTTTCGACCACCGACGACAGCTAA
- a CDS encoding transposase: MDLSLNISSAQQGYTLGPARPVVSGRHGKLVTFFASQKNAASMGCESLLEADYCMYLEYLPSIIRYQAQPYTIYFRDPALRYTPDFFATLDDGRQVLYEIKSTCGGRDPRWQQRRARLEELLGINGLNFEYVEEHQFRHPVLLTNLRTLYHFGFNGTPSSVPSIIRLLRQQPDQQATIKQLICLGVLQKDVTFALFHQFLSCDLRHPLDLRSKVWAV; this comes from the coding sequence ATGGATCTTTCGCTAAACATCAGCAGTGCTCAACAAGGTTATACCCTCGGCCCAGCCAGGCCCGTGGTATCCGGCAGGCACGGCAAACTCGTGACTTTTTTTGCCTCACAAAAAAACGCGGCCTCCATGGGTTGCGAGTCGTTGCTGGAAGCCGACTATTGCATGTACCTGGAATACCTTCCGTCCATCATCAGGTATCAGGCGCAGCCCTACACCATCTACTTCCGCGACCCGGCGCTACGTTACACACCCGACTTCTTCGCCACCCTAGATGATGGCCGGCAGGTACTCTATGAAATAAAGAGTACCTGCGGTGGCCGAGACCCAAGGTGGCAGCAGCGACGTGCGCGGCTAGAGGAGCTGCTGGGAATTAATGGATTGAATTTTGAATACGTCGAAGAGCATCAGTTCCGGCACCCCGTACTGCTGACTAACCTTCGCACCCTGTACCACTTCGGCTTCAATGGAACCCCCTCCAGTGTTCCGTCCATCATTCGCCTATTGCGTCAGCAACCGGACCAGCAGGCCACGATCAAGCAGTTGATCTGTTTAGGCGTACTTCAGAAAGACGTCACTTTTGCACTTTTCCATCAATTTCTTAGCTGTGACCTCCGGCACCCGCTGGATCTGCGCAGCAAGGTCTGGGCCGTATAA
- a CDS encoding transposase: protein MKNSLKMVVGEHYRYHGADYQVMDIDGDRIQLRALRASISPVFQSLERLIRAHKNGELRKIQEAPFAPDATLISAAVTPAHKAKAERKEFFLLQIRDRFGGRLPRTHVERLAKEIAAQRGEPKAPSYGALYLWNRAYVAGGENILSLTPKTRRPTLHRLYHQPEEIQELIKLNVDQLYFSRTPCNKTEVIDAIHCAIRTTNQSRSPIHQLTVPSLSTLYRIIVELDRYETDLRQLGYHAAIKKQKWSRKCRQPYRRFELVEGDTHTLDIETCDVDGNPIGRAFLTVLLEVRTRMIVGWDISYNPPCLEKTIRALKHSLRSDNPYGGLGCNYRFDNGLDYVADHIKTTLSGLGAHITFCEPGNPDQKPHIESFFKSWTTSIVHCMRGTTFSKPNRYDSEGNAIYTIEDLKRRFQDWRDTFYHVNFHSGIGMAPKELWEKDENDRHEFALKKYSEDDLNRHFLSVAYVTPNNGRLRYKGLAWTGPAVSFLAGRRPGKKKLR, encoded by the coding sequence ATGAAAAACTCACTGAAGATGGTCGTCGGCGAGCATTACCGTTACCACGGGGCTGACTATCAAGTGATGGATATCGACGGAGACCGCATTCAGTTGCGAGCGCTTCGGGCGAGCATCAGCCCAGTGTTTCAAAGCCTTGAACGCCTAATACGCGCCCACAAGAATGGTGAGTTACGAAAGATACAGGAAGCCCCTTTCGCCCCTGACGCCACACTAATAAGCGCAGCTGTAACCCCTGCACACAAAGCAAAAGCAGAGAGGAAAGAGTTTTTCTTGCTGCAGATTAGGGACCGATTTGGCGGACGGCTCCCCAGAACACACGTGGAGCGGTTAGCAAAAGAAATTGCAGCGCAGCGTGGTGAACCTAAAGCACCGAGCTATGGCGCACTCTATCTTTGGAATCGAGCCTATGTGGCGGGCGGCGAGAACATCCTTTCTTTGACGCCCAAGACACGTCGTCCCACCCTGCATCGTCTGTACCATCAGCCTGAGGAGATACAAGAGCTCATCAAGTTAAATGTCGATCAACTCTACTTCAGTCGAACACCATGCAATAAGACCGAGGTGATCGACGCTATTCATTGCGCCATCCGAACGACTAATCAGAGCCGTAGCCCGATTCATCAACTGACCGTTCCTTCGCTCAGCACCTTGTACCGGATCATCGTTGAGCTGGACCGCTATGAAACCGATCTTCGTCAATTGGGGTATCACGCTGCAATCAAGAAGCAAAAATGGAGCCGAAAATGCCGTCAACCCTACCGTCGCTTTGAATTGGTGGAGGGTGATACTCACACACTGGACATCGAAACCTGCGACGTAGACGGGAATCCCATTGGTCGGGCTTTTCTCACGGTGTTATTAGAAGTGCGCACCCGCATGATTGTGGGTTGGGACATTTCCTACAACCCACCATGCCTGGAAAAAACGATCCGAGCATTGAAACACTCACTGCGCAGCGACAACCCATATGGTGGTCTCGGGTGCAACTATCGTTTTGACAACGGCCTCGACTATGTCGCCGATCATATAAAGACGACGCTCAGCGGGCTGGGGGCTCATATCACTTTTTGCGAGCCGGGAAACCCTGACCAGAAACCGCACATTGAAAGCTTTTTCAAGTCATGGACTACCTCCATCGTCCATTGCATGCGGGGTACCACATTCTCCAAACCCAATCGATATGACTCTGAGGGCAACGCGATCTACACGATAGAAGACCTCAAGCGACGCTTTCAAGACTGGCGGGACACGTTCTATCACGTCAATTTTCATAGCGGTATCGGAATGGCTCCCAAAGAACTCTGGGAAAAGGACGAAAACGATCGCCACGAATTCGCCTTGAAAAAATACAGCGAAGATGACCTCAACAGACATTTCCTGAGCGTTGCCTATGTGACACCTAATAATGGCCGATTAAGATATAAAGGACTCGCGTGGACCGGTCCGGCCGTGAGTTTCCTTGCTGGCAGGCGCCCCGGTAAAAAAAAACTCCGCTGA
- a CDS encoding ATP-binding protein → MKTTLRNDVLKEFSLQTIFFPNFRFAYSQFQKAVETTGLRQTASCAFLIGQSGSGKSRLCELFRDSFGPSREEVDADGIHKIIPALYCLVPAPVTIKGICVTLLKQLGEYSPYSNVHELNNLLVARLKTCKVRVLIFDEIQRLLKPEAEKTRDGTLDWLVALSSLSHLPIILSGTEQCSELFDGNAPFARRFCYVANLGYFKYEDHATSDFHLTLQGLDQELYRLANFAGEEHLHDVSIKIPLYVASVGNLEYVRQIIYEAVSICLSRAALTPTLTRADFIDACRVLLLPLNLAKGDNPFTIPLSKSLSLIEKYEDEKTNLRSDAARGRKPA, encoded by the coding sequence ATGAAAACGACCCTCCGAAATGATGTTCTCAAAGAATTCAGCCTACAGACTATCTTCTTTCCTAACTTTCGCTTTGCCTACTCACAGTTTCAGAAGGCTGTCGAAACAACGGGTTTGCGCCAGACTGCCAGTTGCGCATTTTTGATCGGTCAGTCTGGTTCAGGAAAATCCAGGCTGTGTGAACTCTTCCGAGATTCCTTTGGCCCGAGTCGCGAAGAGGTGGACGCAGATGGTATCCATAAAATTATTCCAGCACTGTATTGCCTTGTGCCTGCTCCGGTCACTATTAAGGGGATCTGTGTGACGTTGCTCAAGCAGCTTGGAGAATATTCACCCTATAGTAATGTTCACGAACTGAACAATTTGCTAGTGGCCCGTTTAAAAACATGTAAAGTCCGAGTACTTATCTTTGATGAAATTCAGCGCCTTTTGAAACCAGAAGCTGAAAAGACCCGTGACGGTACGTTAGATTGGCTGGTCGCGCTGTCGAGCCTCAGCCACCTCCCGATCATATTGTCGGGAACTGAACAGTGTAGTGAATTATTTGATGGGAATGCGCCATTTGCGCGCCGTTTTTGCTATGTGGCCAATCTGGGTTATTTCAAATACGAGGACCATGCCACCTCCGACTTTCATCTGACGTTACAGGGTCTGGATCAAGAACTTTACCGCTTGGCTAACTTCGCAGGCGAAGAACATCTCCATGACGTGTCAATCAAGATTCCGCTCTATGTGGCCAGTGTAGGCAATCTGGAATATGTGCGGCAAATTATTTACGAAGCAGTGAGCATCTGTCTTAGTCGCGCAGCTCTAACCCCAACACTTACCCGAGCCGATTTCATCGACGCCTGTCGAGTCTTGTTGCTGCCCCTAAATCTCGCCAAGGGCGATAACCCTTTTACAATTCCTCTGAGCAAGAGCTTGTCGCTAATAGAGAAATATGAAGATGAAAAAACTAATCTTCGTTCCGATGCCGCTCGCGGAAGAAAGCCCGCATAG
- a CDS encoding Hpt domain-containing protein — MSLQTLRAQLVKLCKPTVRVEPPVMDTVQLSEKMRPLFISSVQQDLQRISAALEQRDCRSLGQTLHSLAGALGAVQALSLAQACIELETQLAGGRLNGTLELQVKQVIGRLSALLGTQL, encoded by the coding sequence TTGAGCCTGCAAACCCTGCGTGCGCAACTGGTGAAGCTGTGCAAACCGACGGTGCGCGTCGAGCCGCCGGTGATGGATACGGTTCAGCTTTCGGAAAAAATGCGGCCTTTGTTTATCAGCAGCGTGCAGCAGGATTTGCAGCGAATCAGTGCCGCGCTCGAGCAACGCGATTGCCGCAGCCTCGGCCAGACACTGCACTCGCTTGCCGGCGCGCTGGGGGCCGTGCAGGCCCTCAGCCTGGCCCAGGCGTGTATCGAGCTGGAGACCCAACTGGCGGGCGGAAGGCTTAACGGCACGCTGGAACTGCAGGTAAAGCAGGTTATCGGCAGGCTGTCGGCCCTGCTCGGGACGCAGCTATGA
- a CDS encoding response regulator, producing MKKLNVVIADDHPIVLLGVRELVERDERFQVVGEAICSAGLIALLDQQPIDVVITDYNMPGDSPYGDGLKLVEYLKRHFPHLQILILTMISNQLILTRLQELGVVGVIQKSQLHTEIQIALKAIAQQALYRSLEPAKTSVIESMTAIDERFSTLSPKEFEILRLFISGKSVSDIARSQNRSSKTISAQKISAMRKLEVTSDQDLLAYCLAQNIFN from the coding sequence ATGAAAAAACTCAATGTGGTTATCGCAGACGACCACCCCATCGTGCTTCTGGGCGTGCGTGAACTGGTCGAGCGCGACGAGCGCTTTCAAGTGGTCGGTGAAGCCATCTGTTCCGCAGGCCTGATCGCGTTGCTCGACCAGCAACCCATCGACGTCGTGATTACCGATTACAACATGCCGGGGGACTCGCCCTACGGCGACGGCTTGAAGCTGGTGGAATACCTCAAGCGGCATTTCCCTCACCTGCAGATCCTGATTTTGACGATGATTTCCAATCAGCTGATTCTGACCCGCCTGCAGGAGTTGGGCGTGGTCGGCGTGATCCAGAAAAGCCAGTTGCACACGGAAATCCAGATCGCCCTGAAAGCCATTGCCCAGCAGGCGCTATACCGCAGCCTGGAGCCGGCCAAAACCTCGGTGATCGAGTCGATGACCGCCATCGACGAACGCTTCTCCACCCTGTCGCCGAAGGAGTTCGAGATACTGCGTTTATTTATATCGGGCAAAAGCGTGAGTGATATTGCGCGCAGCCAGAACCGAAGTTCCAAGACTATAAGCGCGCAAAAAATATCCGCCATGCGCAAACTTGAAGTCACCAGCGACCAGGACTTATTAGCTTATTGCCTGGCACAAAACATATTCAACTAA
- a CDS encoding fimbrial protein: MKKFSLALIAMSVLAASGTVLAEDPPVTKPTAGGSGKITFTGVINNDACSVDGANADRVISVDMGTVSIKDMGTAENPASGRITAKDFNLSVNCNQGTKVAMLFDANNGGSGLVTGKKVLALNPGNGSATNVGIALLDSNGALIDLSSPSTARIESAMHGQGEGGDATLSFAAAYVTTGATGTSTAGRGDATLPFILQYE; the protein is encoded by the coding sequence ATGAAGAAGTTTTCCCTGGCCCTTATCGCAATGTCGGTACTTGCCGCCTCCGGCACTGTATTGGCCGAAGACCCGCCGGTGACAAAGCCAACCGCCGGCGGCAGCGGCAAAATCACCTTCACCGGCGTGATCAACAACGATGCCTGCTCGGTCGACGGCGCCAACGCTGATCGCGTGATCTCGGTAGACATGGGCACCGTCTCGATCAAAGACATGGGCACCGCCGAGAACCCGGCCTCGGGTCGCATCACCGCCAAGGACTTCAATCTCAGTGTGAACTGCAACCAGGGCACCAAAGTGGCGATGCTCTTTGACGCCAACAACGGCGGTTCGGGCCTGGTCACCGGCAAGAAAGTATTGGCACTGAACCCGGGCAACGGCAGCGCCACCAACGTCGGTATCGCCCTGCTGGACAGCAACGGCGCACTGATCGACCTCAGCTCTCCATCCACCGCGCGCATTGAAAGCGCCATGCACGGCCAGGGTGAAGGCGGCGACGCAACCCTGAGCTTCGCAGCGGCGTACGTCACCACCGGTGCCACCGGCACCTCCACGGCCGGTCGCGGTGACGCCACACTGCCGTTCATCCTGCAATACGAGTAA
- a CDS encoding fimbrial biogenesis chaperone gives MLPRYIAAGLGLLTLLMAAQAAASISLSATRIVFDGDHKEANITVRNGNQDVLIQSWVDTNDARANAAPFAVTPPLARIFAKEQQLLRILYQGAGMPTDRESVVWLNVQEIPQAAASENTLQLAVRQRIKIFFRPAGLPGNALSAPTQLEWQLAKRDAELVLTVKNPTLYHVSMADIKLQAGQQTELAADSTMIAPGAEKQFSVKQLNGHDALQLSFSSINDYGAQNKYTAQLSTRLAAKAIEARAKP, from the coding sequence ATGTTGCCTCGTTACATTGCCGCGGGCCTGGGGCTGTTGACCCTGCTCATGGCTGCCCAGGCCGCCGCCAGCATTTCACTGAGTGCCACGCGCATCGTGTTTGATGGCGATCACAAGGAAGCCAATATCACCGTGCGCAACGGTAACCAGGATGTGTTGATTCAATCCTGGGTCGACACCAACGATGCGCGAGCCAATGCGGCACCATTCGCCGTGACCCCGCCGCTGGCCCGGATCTTTGCCAAGGAGCAGCAGCTGCTGCGCATTCTCTACCAGGGCGCGGGCATGCCAACGGATCGCGAATCCGTTGTGTGGCTCAACGTCCAGGAGATCCCGCAAGCCGCAGCTTCCGAAAACACCTTGCAATTGGCCGTACGCCAACGCATCAAGATCTTTTTCCGCCCCGCCGGTTTGCCGGGCAATGCCTTGTCAGCGCCCACGCAACTGGAATGGCAACTGGCCAAGCGCGACGCAGAGTTGGTGCTGACGGTAAAAAACCCGACGCTGTATCACGTGTCCATGGCCGATATAAAACTGCAGGCCGGACAACAAACCGAACTGGCGGCCGACTCGACCATGATTGCACCGGGGGCAGAAAAACAGTTCAGCGTTAAACAACTTAACGGCCACGACGCATTGCAACTGTCGTTTTCCAGCATCAATGACTACGGCGCACAAAATAAATACACCGCACAACTTTCAACCCGCTTGGCTGCCAAGGCAATTGAGGCCCGCGCCAAGCCATAA
- a CDS encoding fimbria/pilus outer membrane usher protein: MFFPLGNRPNHYTGERITRASNTCTPLKLSTLSVAIFASSWAFADDPSQAAFNTTFLQGAQSSVDLQQLLSASSVLPGNYRVDLYSNEMLVGRRDIDFKRNPKTGRVDPCLTLDLLKQLGIDMTRLQALGKFDPDLPQDCYDLSVLVDQATLRYDASRLRLAASIPQVAMQRGMRGYVDPELWDDGVPAAFINYQLNSSRTAGDYKTRINNNLGLRNGINLGAWRLRNESNLSNGTGRPNTFTSNRSYVQHDVTALKGQFSAGEIFSDTDLFDSVRYRGLKLASDEGMRADSERGYAPVIRGVAQTNATVEIRQNGYILYTANVAPGPFEINDIYPSGSNGDLEITIIEADGRRRVTMQAFSSLPIMVREGQVKYSVSAGKFSSNADGLASPQFISSTVAYGLTSNLSGIVGLQVSDDYKALSVGAGRNTAFGAVSLDVTHSSSTAQGQTIQGNSVRALYAKTFAGTDTNFTLAAYRYSTEGYRTLTDHVEDISEGIRARSGNSKTRTDLTINQSIGRNREFGSLYVNASDQRYWNRGGSQSFSAGYNNNWGDLSYDLGVTRTKQLVTWGAPSSDTQLNLSFSFPLGSQARAPRAFVTTSTQQGDTSTQAGINGYVSDTSDTFYSVQAGNSSTGGNSGSANLTSRTSMADISLGYSQGRGYNSQNLNLAGSVVAHAGGINLGQTVSETFALAEVPGISGAKISSYSGVETGRNGYAVIPNAQPYRVNWISLDTRDLGGDVEITQATQQLVPRRGAVVLARYSGKTGRRVLFELFDAQHQRIAFGASLEDASGKQLAIADPSGNALVLVEEDQGSLTIKWGDKHCTAAFAMPPQNKALNYERQRLVCQP; this comes from the coding sequence ATGTTTTTTCCTTTAGGCAACAGGCCCAATCATTACACTGGCGAGCGCATAACCCGCGCGTCGAACACCTGCACACCGTTGAAGCTGAGCACGCTTTCGGTGGCGATTTTTGCAAGTTCCTGGGCATTTGCTGATGACCCCTCCCAGGCAGCCTTCAACACCACCTTCCTGCAGGGCGCACAATCCTCGGTGGACCTGCAACAGTTGCTGTCCGCCAGCAGCGTGCTACCCGGCAATTACCGGGTCGACCTGTACAGCAACGAAATGCTGGTGGGCCGGCGCGACATCGACTTCAAGCGCAACCCCAAGACCGGCCGCGTCGACCCGTGCCTGACCCTCGACCTGCTCAAACAACTGGGCATCGACATGACCCGGCTGCAAGCCCTGGGCAAATTCGACCCGGACCTGCCACAGGACTGCTACGACCTCTCGGTGCTGGTCGACCAAGCCACCCTGCGCTACGACGCCAGCCGCCTGCGCCTGGCGGCGAGCATTCCGCAAGTCGCGATGCAGCGCGGCATGCGTGGTTATGTCGACCCAGAACTGTGGGACGACGGCGTGCCGGCTGCGTTTATCAACTATCAGCTCAATAGCAGCCGCACCGCTGGCGACTACAAGACGCGCATCAACAACAACCTGGGGCTGCGCAACGGCATCAACCTGGGGGCGTGGCGCCTGCGTAACGAGTCCAACCTGAGCAATGGCACCGGGCGCCCAAATACCTTCACCAGCAACCGCAGCTATGTGCAGCATGACGTGACCGCGCTCAAAGGGCAGTTCAGCGCCGGTGAGATTTTTTCCGATACCGACCTGTTCGACAGCGTGCGCTACCGGGGCCTGAAGCTGGCTTCCGACGAAGGCATGCGCGCCGACAGCGAGCGCGGTTATGCGCCGGTGATTCGCGGCGTGGCCCAGACCAACGCCACGGTAGAGATCCGCCAGAACGGCTACATCCTGTACACGGCCAACGTCGCGCCGGGACCGTTCGAGATCAATGACATCTACCCCAGCGGTTCGAACGGCGACCTGGAAATCACCATCATCGAAGCCGACGGCCGCCGCCGCGTGACCATGCAGGCGTTCTCAAGCCTGCCGATCATGGTGCGTGAAGGCCAGGTCAAATACAGCGTCTCGGCCGGTAAATTCAGCAGCAACGCCGACGGTCTGGCGAGCCCGCAATTTATCAGCAGCACCGTCGCCTACGGCCTCACCAGCAACCTGAGCGGCATCGTCGGCCTGCAGGTCAGTGACGACTACAAGGCACTGTCCGTGGGCGCCGGTCGCAATACGGCGTTTGGCGCGGTGTCCCTGGACGTCACCCATTCCTCCAGCACCGCCCAGGGGCAGACCATCCAGGGCAACAGCGTGCGCGCGTTGTACGCAAAGACCTTCGCCGGCACCGACACCAACTTCACCCTGGCCGCGTATCGCTACTCGACCGAGGGTTACCGGACCCTCACCGACCACGTCGAGGACATCAGTGAAGGCATTCGCGCACGCAGCGGTAACTCGAAAACCCGCACCGACCTCACGATCAACCAAAGCATCGGCCGCAACCGTGAGTTCGGCAGCCTCTACGTAAACGCCAGCGACCAGCGTTATTGGAACCGTGGCGGCTCCCAGAGCTTTTCCGCCGGCTATAACAACAACTGGGGCGACCTGAGCTACGACCTCGGTGTGACACGCACCAAGCAACTCGTCACCTGGGGCGCGCCCAGCTCCGACACCCAGCTCAACCTGTCGTTTTCCTTCCCCTTGGGCAGCCAGGCGCGCGCGCCACGGGCGTTCGTCACCACCAGCACCCAGCAAGGCGACACAAGCACCCAGGCGGGGATCAACGGCTATGTTTCCGATACCAGCGATACCTTCTACTCGGTGCAGGCCGGCAACAGCAGCACCGGTGGCAACTCGGGCTCGGCCAACCTGACCAGCAGAACCTCCATGGCCGACATCAGCCTGGGATATAGCCAGGGCCGTGGCTACAACTCGCAAAACCTCAACCTCGCAGGCTCAGTGGTGGCCCACGCCGGCGGGATCAACCTGGGGCAAACCGTCAGCGAAACCTTCGCGCTGGCCGAAGTGCCGGGCATTTCAGGCGCAAAAATCAGCAGCTACAGCGGGGTTGAAACCGGCCGCAATGGCTACGCCGTCATCCCGAACGCGCAGCCTTACCGGGTAAACTGGATCAGCCTCGACACCCGCGACCTGGGCGGCGACGTTGAAATCACCCAGGCCACCCAACAACTGGTGCCACGCCGGGGTGCGGTGGTATTGGCCCGCTACAGCGGCAAGACCGGGCGTCGTGTGCTGTTCGAATTGTTTGATGCACAGCACCAGCGGATAGCGTTTGGCGCGTCACTGGAAGATGCCAGCGGCAAGCAGCTTGCCATTGCCGACCCGAGTGGCAACGCACTGGTGTTGGTGGAGGAAGACCAGGGCAGCCTTACGATCAAGTGGGGTGACAAGCACTGTACGGCGGCGTTCGCCATGCCCCCGCAGAACAAGGCGTTGAACTATGAACGCCAGCGGCTGGTGTGCCAGCCTTGA